The following proteins are encoded in a genomic region of Vulpes vulpes isolate BD-2025 chromosome X, VulVul3, whole genome shotgun sequence:
- the HTATSF1 gene encoding 17S U2 SnRNP complex component HTATSF1 isoform X1, translating to MSGNNLDGNDEFDEQLRMQELYGDAKDGDTQKDPGGEPDSFGQQPADTPYEWDLDKKAWFPKITEDFIATYQANYGFSNEGASSSTANVQEVSARTTEEPPQRKTPEPNDPKKRGEKRKAEPGWFHVEEDRNTNVYVSGLPPDITVDEFIQLMSKFGIIMRDPQTEEFKVKLYKDNQGNLKGDGLCCYLKRESVDLALKLLDEDEIRGYKLHVEVAKFQLKGEYDASKKKKKCKDYKKKLSLQQKQLDWRPERRAGPSRMRHERVVIIKNMFHPMDFEDDPLVLNEIREDLRVECSKFGQIRKLLLFDRHPDGVASVSFRDPEEADYCIQTLDGRWFGGRQITAQAWDGTTDYQVEETTREREERLRGWEAFLNAPEANRSLRRSNSICASERAGPSRVRHFSERPSTSKMNAQEATREMAFEEPIDEKKFEKTEDGGEFEGDALEKDAKESGPEKEAEEGCPQKESEEGSLKTESEEGCPKREREEDYPERESGEGSPEKEFEEGGPKAESKENGPEQESKKKRLKNDYEENGLEKDSDQDGPSKECEEEESPQKESEEEDSERESEEDFSEKQFEDGSEKEFEENGLEKDFDEDASDKEFGENILDREFEDNDSDKSEFGDSSSERVFEEEVSEREFDEESDDKEEGEDTYEKVFDDESDEREDEDYADEKGLEDVDEKMFEDSDDKEDEEGVEIKEGEDVDDKMFEEDDSNGKLFDDDDEDSSEKLFDDSDERGTVRGVGNVKEEGPLSTGSSFVLSSDDDVDDDI from the exons ATGAGCGGCAACAACTTGGATGGGAACGACGAGTTTGATGAGCAGTTGCGAATGCAAGAATTGTACGGCGACGCCAAGGACGGCGACACCCAGAAAGATCCCGGTGGAGAACCCGATTCTTTCGGGCAGCAGCCGGCTGACACCCCGTACGAGTGGGACCTGGACAAGAAGGCTTGGTTCCCCAAG ATCACTGAAGATTTCATTGCTACATATCAGGCCAATTATGGCTTTTCTAATGAGGGGGCATCTAGCTCTACTGCAAATGTGCAAGAAGTCAGTGCTAGGACTACAGAAGAACCACCACAAAGAAAAACCCCTGAACCCAATGATCCcaaaaagaggggagaaaagagaaaggctgAACCAG gaTGGTTTCATgttgaagaagacagaaatacaaatgtataTGTGTCTG GTTTGCCTCCAGACATTACAGTGGATGAATTTATACAGCTCATGTCCAAGTTTGGCATCATTATGAGAGATCCTCAAACAGAAGAATTTAAGGTCAAACTTTACAAAGATAATCAAGGAAATCTTAAAGGAGATGGTCTTTGCTGTTATTTGAAG AGGGAATCTGTGGATCTCGCATTAAAGCTTCTGGACGAAGATGAAATTAGAGGCTACAAATTGCATGTCGAAGTGGCCAAGTTTCAACTGAAGGGAGAATATGATGcctcaaagaagaagaagaagtgcaAAGACTACAAGAAAAAGCTGTCTCTGCAACAGAA GCAGTTGGACTGGAGACCTGAGAGAAGAGCTGGCCCATCTCGAATGCGCCACGAGCGAGTTGTCATCATCAAAAATATGTTTCATCCGATGGATTTTGAG GATGATCCATTGGTGCTGAATGAAATCAGAGAAGACCTTCGAGTAGAGTGTTCAAAGTTTGGACAAATTAGGAAGCTTCTTCTCTTTGAT aGACACCCCGATGGTGTGGCCTCTGTGTCCTTCAGGGATCCCGAGGAAGCTGACTATTGTATACAAACTCTTGATGGGAGGTGGTTTGGTGGCCGTCAAATCACTGCCCAGGCGTGGGATGGGACTACAGATTATCAG gtGGAAGAGACCacaagagaaagggaggaaaggctGAGAGGATGGGAGGCTTTCCTTAATGCTCCCGAGGCTAACAGAAGCCTTCGGCGTTCAAATTCCATCTGTGCTTCGGAAAGGGCGGGGCCTTCTAGGGTAAGGCATTTTTCAGAGCGCCCTAGCACATCGAAAATGAATGCACAAGAGGCCACAAGGGAAATGGCATTTGAAGAACCCATCGAtgaaaagaagtttgaaaaaacCGAAGATGGGGGAGAATTTGAAGGAGATGCTTTGGAAAAAGATGCCAAAGAAAGTGGTCCCGAGAAAGAGGCTGAGGAAGGCTGCCCCCAAAAAGAATCTGAAGAAGGCTCCCTCAAAACAGAGTCTGAGGAAGGCTGCCCCAAGAGGGAGCGTGAGGAAGACTACCCAGAGAGAGAGTCTGGAGAAGGCAGTCCTGAAAAAGAGTTTGAAGAGGGTGGTCCTAAAGCAGAGTCTAAAGAGAATGGCCCCGAACAAGAATCCAAAAAGAAGAGGCTCAAAAATGATTATGAAGAGAACGGTCTTGAAAAGGATTCTGACCAAGATGGCCCCAGCAAGGAGTGTGAAGAGGAGGAGAGCCCTCAAAAGGAGTCTGAAGAAGAGGACTCAGAAAGGGAATCCGAAGAAGACTTCTCTGAAAAGCAGTTTGAAGACGGCTCtgagaaagaatttgaagaaaatggCCTCGAGAAGGATTTTGATGAGGATGCCTCTGACAAGGAGTTCGGTGAGAACATTCTCGACAGGGAGTTTGAAGACAATGACTCTGACAAATCAGAATTTGGAGATAGCAGCTCTGAGAGAGTGTTTGAGGAGGAAGTCTCTGAGAGGGAGTTTGACGAAGAGTCTGATGacaaggaagaaggggaagacaCCTACGAAAAGGTGTTTGATGACGAGTCAGACGAAAGAGAGGATGAAGACTACGCAGATGAAAAAGGGCTTGAAGACGTTGATGAGAAGATGTTCGAAGACTCGGATGACAAAGAAGATGAGGAAggagtagagataaaggaaggtGAGGACGTGGATGATAAGATGTTTGAAGAGGATGATTCCAACGGGAAGCTGTTTGATGATGACGATGAGGATTCCAGTGAGAAGCTGTTTGACGACTCTGATGAGAGAGGGACAGTGAGGGGTGTGGGCAACGTGAAGGAGGAAGGGCCCCTGTCCACAGGCAGCAGCTTTGTCCTCAGTAGCGACGACGATGTCGATGATGACATTTAA
- the HTATSF1 gene encoding 17S U2 SnRNP complex component HTATSF1 isoform X2 yields the protein MSGNNLDGNDEFDEQLRMQELYGDAKDGDTQKDPGGEPDSFGQQPADTPYEWDLDKKAWFPKITEDFIATYQANYGFSNEGASSSTANVQEVSARTTEEPPQRKTPEPNDPKKRGEKRKAEPGWFHVEEDRNTNVYVSGLPPDITVDEFIQLMSKFGIIMRDPQTEEFKVKLYKDNQGNLKGDGLCCYLKRESVDLALKLLDEDEIRGYKLHVEVAKFQLKGEYDASKKKKKCKDYKKKLSLQQKQLDWRPERRAGPSRMRHERVVIIKNMFHPMDFERHPDGVASVSFRDPEEADYCIQTLDGRWFGGRQITAQAWDGTTDYQVEETTREREERLRGWEAFLNAPEANRSLRRSNSICASERAGPSRVRHFSERPSTSKMNAQEATREMAFEEPIDEKKFEKTEDGGEFEGDALEKDAKESGPEKEAEEGCPQKESEEGSLKTESEEGCPKREREEDYPERESGEGSPEKEFEEGGPKAESKENGPEQESKKKRLKNDYEENGLEKDSDQDGPSKECEEEESPQKESEEEDSERESEEDFSEKQFEDGSEKEFEENGLEKDFDEDASDKEFGENILDREFEDNDSDKSEFGDSSSERVFEEEVSEREFDEESDDKEEGEDTYEKVFDDESDEREDEDYADEKGLEDVDEKMFEDSDDKEDEEGVEIKEGEDVDDKMFEEDDSNGKLFDDDDEDSSEKLFDDSDERGTVRGVGNVKEEGPLSTGSSFVLSSDDDVDDDI from the exons ATGAGCGGCAACAACTTGGATGGGAACGACGAGTTTGATGAGCAGTTGCGAATGCAAGAATTGTACGGCGACGCCAAGGACGGCGACACCCAGAAAGATCCCGGTGGAGAACCCGATTCTTTCGGGCAGCAGCCGGCTGACACCCCGTACGAGTGGGACCTGGACAAGAAGGCTTGGTTCCCCAAG ATCACTGAAGATTTCATTGCTACATATCAGGCCAATTATGGCTTTTCTAATGAGGGGGCATCTAGCTCTACTGCAAATGTGCAAGAAGTCAGTGCTAGGACTACAGAAGAACCACCACAAAGAAAAACCCCTGAACCCAATGATCCcaaaaagaggggagaaaagagaaaggctgAACCAG gaTGGTTTCATgttgaagaagacagaaatacaaatgtataTGTGTCTG GTTTGCCTCCAGACATTACAGTGGATGAATTTATACAGCTCATGTCCAAGTTTGGCATCATTATGAGAGATCCTCAAACAGAAGAATTTAAGGTCAAACTTTACAAAGATAATCAAGGAAATCTTAAAGGAGATGGTCTTTGCTGTTATTTGAAG AGGGAATCTGTGGATCTCGCATTAAAGCTTCTGGACGAAGATGAAATTAGAGGCTACAAATTGCATGTCGAAGTGGCCAAGTTTCAACTGAAGGGAGAATATGATGcctcaaagaagaagaagaagtgcaAAGACTACAAGAAAAAGCTGTCTCTGCAACAGAA GCAGTTGGACTGGAGACCTGAGAGAAGAGCTGGCCCATCTCGAATGCGCCACGAGCGAGTTGTCATCATCAAAAATATGTTTCATCCGATGGATTTTGAG aGACACCCCGATGGTGTGGCCTCTGTGTCCTTCAGGGATCCCGAGGAAGCTGACTATTGTATACAAACTCTTGATGGGAGGTGGTTTGGTGGCCGTCAAATCACTGCCCAGGCGTGGGATGGGACTACAGATTATCAG gtGGAAGAGACCacaagagaaagggaggaaaggctGAGAGGATGGGAGGCTTTCCTTAATGCTCCCGAGGCTAACAGAAGCCTTCGGCGTTCAAATTCCATCTGTGCTTCGGAAAGGGCGGGGCCTTCTAGGGTAAGGCATTTTTCAGAGCGCCCTAGCACATCGAAAATGAATGCACAAGAGGCCACAAGGGAAATGGCATTTGAAGAACCCATCGAtgaaaagaagtttgaaaaaacCGAAGATGGGGGAGAATTTGAAGGAGATGCTTTGGAAAAAGATGCCAAAGAAAGTGGTCCCGAGAAAGAGGCTGAGGAAGGCTGCCCCCAAAAAGAATCTGAAGAAGGCTCCCTCAAAACAGAGTCTGAGGAAGGCTGCCCCAAGAGGGAGCGTGAGGAAGACTACCCAGAGAGAGAGTCTGGAGAAGGCAGTCCTGAAAAAGAGTTTGAAGAGGGTGGTCCTAAAGCAGAGTCTAAAGAGAATGGCCCCGAACAAGAATCCAAAAAGAAGAGGCTCAAAAATGATTATGAAGAGAACGGTCTTGAAAAGGATTCTGACCAAGATGGCCCCAGCAAGGAGTGTGAAGAGGAGGAGAGCCCTCAAAAGGAGTCTGAAGAAGAGGACTCAGAAAGGGAATCCGAAGAAGACTTCTCTGAAAAGCAGTTTGAAGACGGCTCtgagaaagaatttgaagaaaatggCCTCGAGAAGGATTTTGATGAGGATGCCTCTGACAAGGAGTTCGGTGAGAACATTCTCGACAGGGAGTTTGAAGACAATGACTCTGACAAATCAGAATTTGGAGATAGCAGCTCTGAGAGAGTGTTTGAGGAGGAAGTCTCTGAGAGGGAGTTTGACGAAGAGTCTGATGacaaggaagaaggggaagacaCCTACGAAAAGGTGTTTGATGACGAGTCAGACGAAAGAGAGGATGAAGACTACGCAGATGAAAAAGGGCTTGAAGACGTTGATGAGAAGATGTTCGAAGACTCGGATGACAAAGAAGATGAGGAAggagtagagataaaggaaggtGAGGACGTGGATGATAAGATGTTTGAAGAGGATGATTCCAACGGGAAGCTGTTTGATGATGACGATGAGGATTCCAGTGAGAAGCTGTTTGACGACTCTGATGAGAGAGGGACAGTGAGGGGTGTGGGCAACGTGAAGGAGGAAGGGCCCCTGTCCACAGGCAGCAGCTTTGTCCTCAGTAGCGACGACGATGTCGATGATGACATTTAA